TCCTCAAAATGGCGGCGGCCGGACCGCCGCCGTCTTATTGTTCGGTGCTGGCGCCGGATTGTCCGGAAGCGGCTTCCGCGGGCGGCGCGGGTGCGTCCGTGCCGCTCTCGGCGGGGGCTTGGGCGCCCGCTCCGGCCGGGGCGTTTTCCCCGGGGGCGGGGGCAGCCTCTCCCTCGGGGGTTTTTTCAGTTTCTTGTTCCGCCGGCGCGAAGATGTCGTAGAACGTTTCCTCGACGAGTTCCCACTGATGGGTTTCGCGAAGATACTGAAGGTAGTCGGTAAAACGCTGCTGCTGTGCCATGGCCAAGGTCCTGTCGCGCAATTGCTCGTGTTCCTGGGGCCATTTCTCTTCCCAATCCGCGTCGGTTGGCGGGTGTTTGGCCACGAACTGCAGCAGGAGCGTCTGGCCCATGAAATCCTGAAGGGGACCGAACACGGCCCCCGGCGCCTTATCTTGTGCCATGGTATAGAGTTGCCGCGGATTCAGGGCCAGGCCCTTGAGGGAGGCATAGTCCATCTGGCTGAACCCGTCCAGGTCTTTCACTTCGGCCTGGAGGTCCGGGTATTTCTCGGGGATCTCGCCCAAAACGGTTACCTTGCCCTTGATCTCCTCGGCAAGTTGGCGGCATTTCTCGATATACTCTGTGGAACGGCGCGCCGCTTCGATGGTATCTTCGCGCACGGCATCCTTGACCGTTTCGAATGGCTGTGGCTCGGGCTGCGTCAGTTCCACTACCTTCGCCACGTAGAGGTTGGCCTGGCAGGCGATCACATCCGATACCACACCCTGGCCAAGTTCCGACACGGCGGCCCGGAAGCGAAACACGTCTTCTGAGGGGATGTTCTCGATCGTGCGGCTGTCGGGACCGAAGAGCCCCGAGGTTTGCACTTCGAGCCCGGCCTCCGTGGCGGCCGCGGCAAGATCGCCTGCCGCTTTTGCCGCTTCCATGATCCCCTTGGCCTTCTCGTCGAGCGCGGCGCGCTCCTCCGGGCTCAACTTCGGATTAAGCACGATGCGCCGCGCTTTCACATCCCGCTCGCCGGTAATTTCGCTCTGCCGCTCCTCCTCGACTTTGTAGATGAAGTACTGCCCGCCAGGGCCTTCGACGAGGCCGCTCACTTCGCCGGGCTTCAATGCGAACAGCGGTTCCTGGTGCGCCGGGGTCTGGGGCGTCTTAGTCATCCAGCCCATGTCGCCACCATCGGCGGCATCCACGCCGGATGAGTTTGCCTTCGCAAGCTCGGCAAAATCCTCGCCTGCGCGCGCCTTCTGGATGATTTCGTCGGCGAGAGCCGGTTTGGGCGGGCGCAACGACAGCGCCACGAAGTCCGCCGTGCGTTTGGCAGGAATGTCGTACGCGGACGGATCGGCGTCGTAGCGGGCCTTGATTTCCTCGTCGGTAGGCGTGATAGCGGGAGCGATCTGCACATACTTCAGGTCAAGTTTGGTATGGGCGTCCTCGAATTGCCGTTTGAGCTCCTTTTCGGGCACGCGCGCCGACGCCGTGGCTTCGGAAACAACCAGCTGGCGGCGAAGCTGGTTTGCCATGTCCTGGTAAACACCGTTCCAGGAATGTCCGGCGGTTTCGTTGGTGTACTGGACCCACGCGTTCCACCGCTCGGCGTCGAACTTGCCCTGGTCGTCCTTGAACTGCTCTTTCAACTGGTCGATAAGGAAATCCTTGCTGAAATTATAGTTCGACTGCCGGACTTCGGTTTCGAGGAGGCGCCGCGACACCATGGCTTCCATGACGCGTTGCGCGGTGCCGTCAGCAAGGAGGTCGTTGAACTCCACCTGCTGGCCGTATTGCCTTCGCTGCTGGATCTCGTCGTTAAGCGCTTGCCGGAATTCAGCCGCTGAGATCTCCACTCCCTCAACGACCGCCACAGGCGCCATCGCGTTTTCGTATTCGGTTTCTCTATTTCGCCTGCCGCGATACCCGCCCCAGACCACAAATGGGCCCACTGTCAGGACGATCGTGATCCACAGGATATGCTTCTTGTACTTGCGCATCAGCATGCTCATGATGCGGAAAGCCTCCAGAACGACACCCGCGCCTCGCGGATGTGCCTTCAATTGGGAATAAGTGACCTCGGTAAACCTGCGAAGGTTAGCATACGGCAGCGTTTATAAGCAAACGGACCGCGGGCTATGCCATGTGCCGGGGCCGCAGGCTCGCGGAACCGGTTGTTCTGCGGAACCCCGGGCAGAGGCGTTCCTTGCACCCGGTGCGGCATCCGCATATCATAAGGGGGTAGGGACACAAAGGGGGAGTCTTGATTATGGACATGACACGCGTCTGGCCCATCGTCTGTCAATACGGCATCGGCAGTATTCTGCTGGCCGTTGGAATCTGGTGCGGCATCAGGGGCGGTTATTTCGATCTCACGACCAGACGGGACCGCAACCTGCTCTGGATCCTTGTGGGCGGGTTTGTGTTCCTGCTCGTATTGGTGTCCATTTTCACCTTTTGGCTGCCCTATGTGCCCAAGGAGGCCGGGGCCTGATGGAAACGACTCAATTCATCGGCACGCGTCTCGACCTCTTGGTGGTGCTTGTTTACTTTGTGGGGATTGTTGCGTTCGGCATCTGCTTTGCGCGGTACACCCGCACCACCAAGGATTTCTTCTTTGGGGGCCAGCGGTTCTCATGGTGGCTGATCGCGTTTTCGTGTATCGCGACCACGGTAGGGAGCTACAGTTTCCAGAAGTACAGCGAGCAGGGGTTCACGTACGGGATCAGCAGCAGCCAGACATACCTCAACGACTGGTACTGGATGAGCATTCTGCTGCTTGTATGGCTGCCCATCATCTATTACCAGCGGGTCGTGTCCATTCCCGAGTACCTCGAGCGGCGGTTTGGGCCGCAGGCCCGGGCGTTCGCGACGGTGATCATCCTGCTGTATCTCATCGCTTACATTGGCATCAACGTTTTCACGGTCGGCGTGGTGCTCAAATCGCTTCTGGGATGGTCGGTCTTTTCCGGCGCCGTGATCACGACGGTTCTGGTGACCGTGTACGTGTATGTGGGGGGCCAGACCTCGGTGATCATGACCGACTTGGTGCAGGGGATCATCCTGCTTGTGGCTGGCCTGGGCGTGTTCCTCGCGGGCGTTCTTCATCTCGGCGGGTTTGTGGATTTCTGGGCGCTGCTGCCGCAAGGGCACCGGTTCGCTTTCTCCGAATTCAACGCGCCGGACAAGTTCAGCTTTATCGGGGTGTTCGTGCAGGACGGCATCTGCAACAGCGGCGCTTTCATCCTGATGAATCAGGGCATCGTCATGCGGTTTCTTGCGATAAAGAGCGTACACGATGCGCGCAAGATGGCCGTATGCTGGATACTGGTTCTTGCGCCGCTGGCCGCAATCGCCACCAGCGGGGCCGGCTGGGTAGGCCGCGCCCTTGTCGCCAACGGGGAACTCGAGATGGGGGCGAGCGACGCGTTCGTCTACACCGCATGGTTCTTGTGCGCGCCGGGCGTGTTCGGTTTTGTGCTTGCGGCCTTGACGGCGGCTTTGATGAGTACCGCGGATACGCTGATCAACGCGGTGAGCGCGGTATTCGTGAACGACATCTGGCGGCGCTACGTCCGGCCCGAGGCCAGCGACGCCCATCACCTGAAAGTGGCCCGTCTCGTGAGTTTAGCGGCGGGCGCGCTGGGTCTTGCGCTGGTACCCGTCTATTACTACCAATACGACAGCATCTATTACGCGCATGCCGTGGTGACGGGGTCGATTCCGGTGCCGATGGTCGTAGCGATTCTTTTCGGGATCCTCTGGAAACGGTATACCCCGGCTGCGGCAGTAGCCACATTGGCGGGGGGGCTTGTGCTGGTGGGCATCTCGTTCTTCCCGCCGTTAGATGCGTGGCTCATCGGTCCGTTTGCGTTCGGAATGGGCAGCGGCAGTTACGGGTTCATGCGCGCCCTGTACGGCATGACGGTGTGCGGCGTTCTCGGCGTGGTTGTGAGCCTCTTCACGAAGCCCAAACCGCTCAGTGAGCTTACGGGCTTGGTCACAGGCACCGAGCGTGAAGCCATTCGCGCATACAAGGGTGGCGAGCCCAATCTCGTACAGGGGGAAAAGGCCCGCGTGCGCGTCGAGTCCGACGCAACGCTTCCCAGCGCCGAAACGGTCCTGGTGCCCGCGCAGGCGCTCGAACGCATGGCGGCCCGCACGGGCGACATCCTGTACGTATCCGATCCGCGCTGGTGGTTTGGCGGGTTGCGGTCGGTACATGTGCGGGCAGGCGGACAGGCCGACGGCGACGCGCTGCGAATCCATCCCGATGCCCTGGAAGACGGCCACCTCTACGACGGGCAAATGGCCGTGATCGAGAAAATCCTGTAAGCGGGTGGTTGATAGCCTGTCCGGCACTGAAGGCGGAGAATGCGGAAATCCCGGTAGGCGGTACGCGCGCGGCGCAGGTCCCGGCCGCAACCAGGCCCGTTGTCTCGCACGGTCCGGGTCAAGTGAGGGTTTTGCGGAACCGGGAGGCTGCAACGAAAAGAACAACCACGCCGATGACAATCATGTAGGCCCCTTGGCGCCAGAGGTCGGAGACACCCGCCGCGCGCAGGATCACCCCTCTGAGAATCCGGATCCAGTACGTCGCGGGAATTACGTGAGCCAAGGCGTATAGGGGCGGCGGCATGGATTCGATGGGGAACATGAATCCCGACATCAGAATCGAGGGCAACATGAACACGAGGGCCAGTTGTACGGCCTGCATGTGGTTCTGGGCGATGGCGGAAATGAGCAATCCCATGCCCAGTGTGGTGACCACGAAAATCATGCCGAACAGGCCCAGCAGGAAGACGTTTCCGGCAATGGGAACGCGGAATAGAAACCACATCAAGGCGAGAGCGAACACCATCTCGATGAAACCCACCACGGCATAGGGGAGGAGTTTGCCCAACATCAGGCCCATGCGCGATACCGGCGTCACCATCAGCTGTTCGAGGGTGCCGGTTTCTTTTTCGCGCACCACGGCGAACGCGGTCAGGAGCATGGTTACCGATTGCATGATAATGCCCACAAGACCGGGGACCATGAAGTAGGGCGTCTTCATGTCGGGGTTGAACAACACGCGGGGCCGGGCATCGATGGGGAACCGGCCGGGCAATCCCACGCTGTCGGAAATGATCTGGATCGACTTTCGGAGGGCGATGGCATTGACGACCTGGAGGGCCTGCATGGCCACGGTGGAATCGCTGCCGTCGAGCAGTATCTGGATCTCGGCGCTTTCGCCCCGCAACAGGCGCTCGGTGTAGTCCGGCGGAATCTTGATGCCCACCTTTGCGTCGCCTCGTACGATGGCGTCCTCGAGGGCGGCGTCGGTGAACACGATGTCCTGGAACGCGAAATAGCCGGAATTCGCGAACATTTCGAGGAGGTCGCGGCTCTGGGGGCGTCCATCGAGGTTGTAGACGACGGTGGCGATGTTGCGCACTTCGAGATCGATGGCATAGCCGAAGATGGACAGGTCCATGACGGGCAGGAGCAACATGAGAAAGAGCGTGCGGAAATCGCGCAGGATGTGAAAGGTTTCCTTGTAGATGATGGATGTGATGCCCCTGAACATCTCAGGCGCTCTTCCTGCGCTGGGTCAGGGTGACGAACACGTCCTCGAGCGTGGGCGGAATCGTGACGACCTGCGGCTGCGTGAATCCGGAGTCTTCGAGGTCGGCGGCGATGCGCTGGTCGTGTCCGCGCTCGGCCAACACGTGCAAGGAGTCGGCGAAAATCGTGACATCGCGCACGTAAGGCTTGGTGCTGAGGATGCGCATAGCGGAGGGGAGCCGCTGGCACCGTACCTCAAGGCGGACGGTGCCTTCGGGAGAGATTTCCTCGAGTTGTTTGAGCTCGCCGGGGGTGCCGCAGACGATGAGCTTCGAGAAATAGATGTAGCCGACGTGGCTGCACCGTTCCGCCTCGTCCATGTAGTGCGTCGTGACGAAGAAGGTGACGCCTTGGCCGGAGAGTTCGAACAAGAGGTTCCACAACTCGCGCCGCGCGACCGGATCGATTCCGGCAGTGGGCTCGTCGAGAAACAGGAGGCGGGGCTGGTGGACCAGTGCGCAGGCGAGCGCGAGGCGCTGTTTCCAGCCGCCGGAGAGGTTTCCCGCCAGGCGTTTGCGGTAGTCCTGAATGCCGGCGGTTCTGATGACGTCTTCAATGCGGGGCCGTCGGTCACGGCGGGGAATGCCATAAATGCGCGCGTAGAACGTGAGGTTCTCGATAACAGTCAAGTCGGGATAGAGACTGAATTGCTGCGACATGTACCCGATGTTGTGCTTGACCTTCTCGCTCTGGCGGACCACATCGCATCCGAGTACCCGGGCGCTTCCTTCCGAGGGCAGCAGAAGTCCGCAGAGCATGCGGATAACAGTCGATTTACCGGAACCGTTCGGCCCGAGAAAGCCGAAGATATCGCCTTCCTCAATCTCGAGGCTGACCCCGTCTACGGCGGTGAAGTGGCCGAAGCGGCGGGTGAGGTTCTCGGTCGTGATAACAGTTTTCATGAGGCCTCCGCCTGCTCGAGCGGTATCTGGGCCGTGAGGGTCATCCCTGCTTTCAATGCGCCGTTGTACGAGGAGACGCGCAGCTTGATACCGAACATCTGGCGGGCGCGGGCTTCTTCGGTCTGAAGGTTGCGCGGGGTAAACTCGCCCTGGTTTGCGATGAAAACGATCTCGCCCTCGTAGGTGTTTTCGTCGCCGTCGGGCGATAAGGGTATGCGCTGGCCAAGACGAACCTTGGCGAGCACCGCGGCGCTCACGTAGACGACGAGTTCGAGATTGTCGGGGTCTACCAGGCGCACGATGGCTCCCGGCTGGACCAGGTCGCCGGGCTCGACATCGATGCTTTCGATGATCCCGTCCATAGGGGCGTGGACGGCCATTTCCCGCAGGCGGCTCGCGGCCATATCGAGTTCAGCCTGGGCGGCATCCCGCGCCGCGCGGGCCGCGGCAATATCTTCTTCGCGCGCGCCGTTGCGCAGTTCGTCGAGCATGGCTTCCGCCTGGTCGAGGGCTGCGTTGGCCATGCGGACTTCTTCGTCGCGCGTTCCTTCGACGACGAGGTCGAGTTTTTCCAGTGCGGCGGTATACTGGGCCTCGGCTGCGCTGAGGGCGTTTTCTGCCTGGTCATGGGCCATCTCAGAGGCCGCGCCGGTTTCGAAGAGTTTCTTGGCGCGCTCGTAGGCCTGCTTGGCGTCGTCGCGTTGCGCCCTTGCGGCTTCGGCTGCGGCGCGGGCCGCGTCGATCTCTTGCGAGCGCGCGCCCTTGAGCGCCATGGCGTATTGCTGGCGGGCCTGTTCGGTGGCAGCTTCTGCGCGGCGGACTTCTTCCGCGCGTGCGCCAGCCTCGAGTTTTGCGAGCAGCGCCTCCGCTTTGCGGAGTTGGGCTTCGGCGGCGTGGACCATGGGCGCTACGTCCTTGTCGTCCAGTT
This genomic stretch from Candidatus Hydrogenedentota bacterium harbors:
- a CDS encoding peptidyl-prolyl cis-trans isomerase; this translates as MSMLMRKYKKHILWITIVLTVGPFVVWGGYRGRRNRETEYENAMAPVAVVEGVEISAAEFRQALNDEIQQRRQYGQQVEFNDLLADGTAQRVMEAMVSRRLLETEVRQSNYNFSKDFLIDQLKEQFKDDQGKFDAERWNAWVQYTNETAGHSWNGVYQDMANQLRRQLVVSEATASARVPEKELKRQFEDAHTKLDLKYVQIAPAITPTDEEIKARYDADPSAYDIPAKRTADFVALSLRPPKPALADEIIQKARAGEDFAELAKANSSGVDAADGGDMGWMTKTPQTPAHQEPLFALKPGEVSGLVEGPGGQYFIYKVEEERQSEITGERDVKARRIVLNPKLSPEERAALDEKAKGIMEAAKAAGDLAAAATEAGLEVQTSGLFGPDSRTIENIPSEDVFRFRAAVSELGQGVVSDVIACQANLYVAKVVELTQPEPQPFETVKDAVREDTIEAARRSTEYIEKCRQLAEEIKGKVTVLGEIPEKYPDLQAEVKDLDGFSQMDYASLKGLALNPRQLYTMAQDKAPGAVFGPLQDFMGQTLLLQFVAKHPPTDADWEEKWPQEHEQLRDRTLAMAQQQRFTDYLQYLRETHQWELVEETFYDIFAPAEQETEKTPEGEAAPAPGENAPAGAGAQAPAESGTDAPAPPAEAASGQSGASTEQ
- a CDS encoding sodium/solute symporter (Members of the Solute:Sodium Symporter (SSS), TC 2.A.21 as described in tcdb.org, catalyze solute:Na+ symport. Known solutes for members of the family include sugars, amino acids, nucleosides, inositols, vitamins, urea or anions, depending on the system.) encodes the protein METTQFIGTRLDLLVVLVYFVGIVAFGICFARYTRTTKDFFFGGQRFSWWLIAFSCIATTVGSYSFQKYSEQGFTYGISSSQTYLNDWYWMSILLLVWLPIIYYQRVVSIPEYLERRFGPQARAFATVIILLYLIAYIGINVFTVGVVLKSLLGWSVFSGAVITTVLVTVYVYVGGQTSVIMTDLVQGIILLVAGLGVFLAGVLHLGGFVDFWALLPQGHRFAFSEFNAPDKFSFIGVFVQDGICNSGAFILMNQGIVMRFLAIKSVHDARKMAVCWILVLAPLAAIATSGAGWVGRALVANGELEMGASDAFVYTAWFLCAPGVFGFVLAALTAALMSTADTLINAVSAVFVNDIWRRYVRPEASDAHHLKVARLVSLAAGALGLALVPVYYYQYDSIYYAHAVVTGSIPVPMVVAILFGILWKRYTPAAAVATLAGGLVLVGISFFPPLDAWLIGPFAFGMGSGSYGFMRALYGMTVCGVLGVVVSLFTKPKPLSELTGLVTGTEREAIRAYKGGEPNLVQGEKARVRVESDATLPSAETVLVPAQALERMAARTGDILYVSDPRWWFGGLRSVHVRAGGQADGDALRIHPDALEDGHLYDGQMAVIEKIL
- a CDS encoding ABC transporter permease: MFRGITSIIYKETFHILRDFRTLFLMLLLPVMDLSIFGYAIDLEVRNIATVVYNLDGRPQSRDLLEMFANSGYFAFQDIVFTDAALEDAIVRGDAKVGIKIPPDYTERLLRGESAEIQILLDGSDSTVAMQALQVVNAIALRKSIQIISDSVGLPGRFPIDARPRVLFNPDMKTPYFMVPGLVGIIMQSVTMLLTAFAVVREKETGTLEQLMVTPVSRMGLMLGKLLPYAVVGFIEMVFALALMWFLFRVPIAGNVFLLGLFGMIFVVTTLGMGLLISAIAQNHMQAVQLALVFMLPSILMSGFMFPIESMPPPLYALAHVIPATYWIRILRGVILRAAGVSDLWRQGAYMIVIGVVVLFVAASRFRKTLT
- a CDS encoding ABC transporter ATP-binding protein, with product MKTVITTENLTRRFGHFTAVDGVSLEIEEGDIFGFLGPNGSGKSTVIRMLCGLLLPSEGSARVLGCDVVRQSEKVKHNIGYMSQQFSLYPDLTVIENLTFYARIYGIPRRDRRPRIEDVIRTAGIQDYRKRLAGNLSGGWKQRLALACALVHQPRLLFLDEPTAGIDPVARRELWNLLFELSGQGVTFFVTTHYMDEAERCSHVGYIYFSKLIVCGTPGELKQLEEISPEGTVRLEVRCQRLPSAMRILSTKPYVRDVTIFADSLHVLAERGHDQRIAADLEDSGFTQPQVVTIPPTLEDVFVTLTQRRKSA
- a CDS encoding HlyD family efflux transporter periplasmic adaptor subunit — encoded protein: MKRLSLILIVVASGCFNGNHHTLHVAGVLEGIDVNAGSLVGGRIAKVHVKEGDRVAAGDLLVELDDKDVAPMVHAAEAQLRKAEALLAKLEAGARAEEVRRAEAATEQARQQYAMALKGARSQEIDAARAAAEAARAQRDDAKQAYERAKKLFETGAASEMAHDQAENALSAAEAQYTAALEKLDLVVEGTRDEEVRMANAALDQAEAMLDELRNGAREEDIAAARAARDAAQAELDMAASRLREMAVHAPMDGIIESIDVEPGDLVQPGAIVRLVDPDNLELVVYVSAAVLAKVRLGQRIPLSPDGDENTYEGEIVFIANQGEFTPRNLQTEEARARQMFGIKLRVSSYNGALKAGMTLTAQIPLEQAEAS